Proteins from one Rosa chinensis cultivar Old Blush chromosome 7, RchiOBHm-V2, whole genome shotgun sequence genomic window:
- the LOC121050669 gene encoding uncharacterized protein LOC121050669 codes for MGLGIMGLRIVGLGITGLGERRGFQILGFEGNYGFLLRLKLPSINFNYTTASFDVNFSSHGEEVRGELESRPNALLQQEQTFWKQRTKVFCLSDGDMNTKFFHQRASNRRKKNLIKGLYDAFGRWCTEDGDLKQIVLNYFRTLFTRPPPIFELKVVSVLPRVITADMNMQLTREIGEEEVYAALKQMHPCKSPGLDGFSPDFYQHFWHIVGRDVIAAVRNFMGDESLLRQLNHTCVTLIPKVKAPESMSQLRPISLCNVLYKIGSKVLANCLKPLLNGIISPFQRAFVAGRLISDNSLVAIEISHFLKNRRSGKKGFAALKLDLSKAYDRVECPFLEAILEQLGFCRVWIRWIMVCVSTVSYEFVVNEEPRGRVLPGRGLRQGDSISPYLFLLCTEVRSKLISRAEAQEDLHGIQICNAAPSHLCNELQRLMEKFWWGDKGDDNKIHWVSWDKLCVLKLEGGLGFRDMHLFNLSLLAKQGWRLIHRPKSLVAPLFKAKYHPNVDFMDAELQSGVSFTWISTEDWLVNDLIDAELHEWLEDVVVEMFSDMEAEIITKIPISLRALDDRLVWHFTPKGIFTVKSCYHVARTASSLHGNSRASSSAGNTRVPTRRNLVKHVPLVDLQCVFCYKHMEDELHLFKNYKEVAPLWLSCPLALRSPEHPTHSIDEWIMAMMDTLKPKQRDLFFVLSWAIWNDHNNIIWKAGGFNSWSMVCWSVRWLEEYQSVHSTARTKVRRPRVQWGFPPSGRLKINVDGAFQSDTGKGGIGVVARDELGVCLAALA; via the exons ATGGGTTTGGGGATTATGGGTTTAAGGATTGTAGGTTTGGGGATTACGGGTTTGGGAGAGCGTCGAGGTTttcaaattttagggtttgaggGGAATTACGGGTTCTTACTACGTCTCAAACTACC ttctattaattttaattacaccACCGCGTCCTTTGATGTTAATTTTAGTTCTCATGGTGAAGAGGTCAGAGGTGAGCTTGAATCAAGGCCTAATGCTTTGCTGCAACAGGAGCAAACCTTCTGGAAGCAGCGCACAAAAGTGTTTTGCTTGTCGGATGGGGATATGAATACTAAGTTTTTTCATCAGAGAGCTAGcaatagaagaaagaagaatctCATTAAGGGGCTTTATGATGCATTTGGGAGGTGGTGCACTGAGGATGGGGACTTGAAGCAAATCGTGTTGAATTATTTTCGCACACTGTTTACCCGTCCCCCTCCAATATTCGAGCTAAAGGTGGTTAGTGTGTTGCCTCGAGTTATTACAGCAGAtatgaatatgcagcttactaGGGAAATTGGGGAGGAGGAGGTGTATGCTGCTCTGAAACAGATGCATCCTTGTAAGTCTCCTGGCCTAGATGGCTTCTCTCCCGATTTTTATCAGCATTTTTGGCATATTGTGGGGAGAGATGTGATAGCTGCGGTGAGGAATTTTATGGGGGATGAGTCTCTTCTCCGCCAACTCAATCATACGTGTGTCACTCTTATTCCCAAAGTAAAAGCTCCTGAGTCTATGTCACAGCTGCGTCCTATTAGTTTGTGTAATGTATTGTATAAAATTGGTTCCAAAGTGCTTGCTAACTGTTTGAAGCCTTTACTCAATGGTATAATAAGTCCATTTCAGAGGGCATTTGTGGCTGGACGTCTCATTTCAGACAACTCTCTTGTTGCTATTGAGATATCACATTTTTTGAAGAATAGGAGGAGTGGTAAAAAAGGATTTGCAGCTCTTAAATTGGACTTAAGCAAAGCTTATGATAGGGTTGAGTGCCCTTTCTTGGAGGCGATTTTGGAGCaattagggttttgccgtgtttGGATCAGGTGGATTATGGTTTGTGTCTCAACTGTTTCTTATGAGTTTGTTGTTAATGAGGAACCACGTGGGAGAGTGTTACCAGGAAGAGGTTTGAGACAAGGTGACTCTATCTCACCTTATCTCTTTCTCTTATGCACGGAGGTCCGATCCAAGCTGATTTCAAGGGCTGAGGCACAAGAAGATTTACACGGGATCCAAATCTGCAACGCTGCACCATCA CACTTGTGCAATGAGTTGCAGAGGTTGATGGAAAAATTTTGGTGGGGCGACAAGGGTGATGACAACAAGATTCATTGGGTTTCTTGGGACAAACTATGTGTTCTGAAATTAGAGGGGGGATTAGGGTTTCGGGATATGCATCTTTTCAACTTGTCGTTACTGGCTAAGCAGGGATGGAGGCTAATCCACAGGCCTAAGTCTCTTGTTGCACCACTATTTAAAGCCAAATATCATCCAAACGTTGATTTCATGGATGCGGAGTTACAGTCAGGGGTGTCTTTTACGTGGATAA GTACTGAAGATTGGCTCGTGAATGACTTAATTGATGCCGAATTGCATGAGTGGTTGGAGGATGTGGTTGTTGAAATGTTCTCTGatatggaagcagaaattatcACAAAAATCCCTATAAGCCTGCGTGCTCTGGATGATAGGCTCGTTTGGCATTTTACTCCGAAGGGAATATTCACGGTGAAGAGTTGTTATCATGTTGCTAGGACAGCTTCCAGTTTACATGGGAATAGTAGGGCATCCTCATCTGCTGGCAACACCAGGG TCCCAACACGCCGGAATCTTGTTAAGCATGTTCCATTGGTGGATCTGCAGTGTGTATTCTGTTATAAGCATATGGAGGATGAGTTGCACTTGTTCAAGAACTACAAGGAGGTGGCTCCCTTATGGTTGAGCTGTCCATTGGCATTGCGTTCCCCTGAGCACCCAACTCATTCAATTGATGAATGGATTATGGCCATGATGGATACTCTCAAGCCAAAGCAGAGGGACTTATTCTTTGTACTATCATGGGCTATTTGGAATGATCATAACAATATTATTTGGAAGGCTGGTGGATTTAATTCATGGAGTATGGTCTGTTGGTCTGTTCGTTGGTTGGAGGAGTACCAATCGGTTCACAGTACTGCTCGTACCAAAGTGAGGAGGCCACGGGTTCAGTGGGGGTTCCCACCTAGTGGGAGGCTAAAAATAAATGTTGATGGGGCTTTCCAAAGTGATACAGGTAAGGGAGGCATTGGTGTAGTGGCTCGTGATGAGCTGGGAGTTTGTTTGGCTGCTTTGGCTTGA